The Dehalobacter sp. DCM sequence AGGATTTCCTCCAATGACAATCTTCACACGATCACGAAGACCTGCTTCTTTTAACCCGTCGACAGTTTCTTTCATCGCTTCCAATGCGAGAGTCAGCACGCCGCTCATACCAACGATATCTGGGTTAACTTCTTTAACCTTCTGGACGAAGGCATCCACTGACTGATCAATCCCTATGTCACAAACTTCAAATCCTGCTGCTTCCGCCATGCTTCGGAAGATATTTTTTCCGATATCATGGAGGTCTCCATGAACTGTGCCCAACACAATTTTACCTATTTTCTCGCTGTTTGTAGAACCGATTACCGGCTTGAGTATATTGATGGACTCAGATAACAATTCTCCTGCAAAAATTAGATCACCAACGAAATAGTCTCCTTTTTCGAACAGATCTCCGACCAAAGACATCCCTTCCTGACATGCGGTAACAACATCATGTGCTTCTTGCCCTGTTGGATTACTCTGAACAAATCTCTCCAACATTTCCATTACTTTTTCTTCCTCTAGATTCCCTACTGCTTGAGTCAAGGTGTTAATATCCAACATATAAACTCCTCCTATTTTTTATATGCTTCAACCAAGGTTAGAGAAATAGTAATAATTTGTAATTTAAAATATGTAATTTATAATTTTTTATAATAAATTATATATTCATATTACTATGCTCCACCAGGGCTCGTCAATTCATTTTATATTTTTTTTATTTTTATTATATTTTACAAGGATAATCGTATATACTTTTTCTAGAAGAAATAATTTAACCATTTCTTCTTTATGTTATAATCTCCATGAGGTGAATGATATGCCCAAGTATACCAAGGGATACGAAATGAAGCATAAAATTATTAATGCTGCCAAGCAATTATTCTACGAAAAAGGACTATCCTCTACGAAAATAATTGATATCTGCAGGCTTGCGGGATTAAAAGATAGTAACTTCAAATATTACTATGAAAGCAAATTTGATCTTGCAAATGAAATTTCAGCCAGCTTGTTGATTAAGACATACCGTTTTATCGACTCAAACATGGACCGATCCGTAATATTGGACAGTTACCAGAAAAATTTAACGTCTGGAATGATGTATTATTCCATCATTTTAAGCGATGAAAAAAATATTTCCTATTATCATGAGATTTTAAAACAGAAATCTGTTTATAGTATTATGCATAAAAATGTTCGAAGGATATATAAACGTTTTGCTGTTGACTTGAATTTGGATATCAGTATTGATGATTTGAAATACATTTCCGCTGCGGATCTTGGCATCCGAAGAGAGCTGCTGCTTGAATACATCGATAAAGAATATGACATTACGCCATACGAATTGACTTCGAAAATCTATACCTTAACTGGACGGTTATTCAAAATCGACGAGAACCTAACTGCCGAATACATTAATAACGCCCTCAAATTCGTACACGCACATAATTTCTCGCATATAAAATTGCTTATTTAGTTTTTATTCAATTACATAAAACAAAAGGCGGTGCCGCAGAACTATTTAATAGTTTTGCGGCACCGCCTTTGTCATGATTCGCTGTTATGGTCTTCACCTACAGGAACTTAACCTCATTGGTTCCACTCAGCCACATTTCGCCGCAGCCAATCCGCCCATACATCAAATCCTTCCCCGGTGATGGCCGATACTTCAAAGATATCAATCGCCGGGTTTAATTTCTTAGCCCTTTGATAAACGGCTTCCAGATTGAAGTTAAAGTAAGGAAGAACATCCATTTTATTGATAATCAGGACATCGGCCACCTCAAACATTAACGGATACTTTAATGGTTTATCATCGCCCTCCGGTACGCTTAAAATCATCGCATTCTTGGAAGCACCGGTATCAAATTCCGCCGGGCAGACTAAATTACCGACATTTTCCAGGACCACCAAGTCAAGGTCTTCCGTGCCTAATTCATCGATTCCCTGTGCGGTCATACCGGCATCCAGATGACACATGCCGCCGGTATGGAGCTGAATACATCTGACTCCCGTAGTGGCAATGGTTTCTGCATCCACAGCCGAATCGATATCCGCTTCCATGATGCCGATACGCATCTCATCTTTTAGTCTTTCAATGGTACGCATGAGTGTCGTGGTTTTTCCGGCTCCGGGTGAAGACATCAGGTTTAAGAGAAATGTTCTTTCCCCACGCAGACGCTCTCTCAGACGGTTCGCTTCTTGATCGTTGTTCTCAAAGATACTTTGTTTAATTTCGATTATCTTAACTTCGTCCATGATTATTTCCTTTCCCAATAAAATATGCACCATAATTCACTTTCTTGTGGTCAGAAATAAGCATCATTCCGCCTAACTACTTTCATACAAACGTCAGCTTTGTAAATTGCGAACACGCAATCTTTGGGGTAAAAAGAGAGCACGCTCAGCGTGCGATTTCTAAAGAATCTTAATATCTTCGATGAAAAATTCGTTTCCGCTTACCAGTTCAAGCTCGTGAGAACCGCAATGATGACACGTCATATTGGCATAATTGCTGATATATTCCCGATTCGCCTGTCCACACGCAGTGCAACGAACAACAAGAGGAACCTTTATGATTTCCAATTGAGCCTCATCGGCAATCGTCCCCCTGGCAATGTATCGGAAACACTTTTCCATCATATCGTGGATGATATCTCGGATTTCCCCGATTTTCAGTCTGACCTGCACGACTTTTTTGGCCCCGGCCACGTCGGCGTGCTTCAGCACAATCTCCACAACACTTTCAGTTATTGCCATTTCATGCATACGGCGGCACCTCACAGACACGTTTTATTTTTTGGAAAGGTTACCTTCGGACTTACGATATTCCTGCATTGAAATGTAGGTATCAAAAATCGAATCCGGTATTATTTCGACTGATTCTTTCTTGACCAGCACTTTGGCCTGCACCGGACAGACAGAAACGCATTGACCGCAACTGACACAGCTTGAGTCAGTGACAGGTTTGTTTTCAGCATCCATCGTTATGGCGTGCATCGGACACCGAACCACACACTTGCCGCAGCTTATGCAAGCGTCTCGATTCTGCTCCAGGGTGTAGTTGCTGATTTTTTTGGTAGCACTGCCGCCGAAAACTTTGGCTGCCTGAAGAATACCGCAGCCGTCAACATGACAGGAGCAAATTATCTCGCTGTTCTTGGAATAGACACACTGTATAACCATGCCTTTTTCAGTACTTCGCTTCAGAATAGCCAACACGTCGTCTACGGTAATTTCCCGTGCGATACCATTTTCGAGATAAAACTCCGCCATTTCACCACAGGTGATGCAGGTCTCCATATCAAATCCCATATCCGGCGCACCAACCGTCTTATTGAGATGGCGGCAGGTACAGTTAGAGACACCAAAAACGCTATACTGTTTGACTTGCTTCACAATATCATCGTAAGGATAGACCTCGCTGCCCTTGACCACGTCCATATTGATCGGAACGGAACGGTAGAACGGAATGTTGACATCGTATACCTGCTGAAGCATCCCCTGTCCAAAATGACCGGCAAGCCCCATCGTCCATTCTTTCTCGTCCAGGTGGTTAAGATTGAACTCATAGACACCGTGAGCTACCGGAACAACATAGTACTCCGCTCTTCCGCCTCGGCGCACTCTATAGAGCAGTCCCCGATGGGACATATCTTCCAGAACTGAAGACGCCTTCTCAAGAGGTAAACCGGTTATTTCTGCGTACCGCTGAGCGGTGAAGTACGTATCCGTCTCCATCTCCAGCCAGTAGGCAACGTCCTCCGGGGTGAAAAAGCGTTTAAGCAAAACAAATTCAATACCGGATTCCGTCGGACAATAGCCGAAGCTTAATGCGTTCATCCTGTCGCGCAGGGTCACATAGTTCTCTTCAATTTCCGTTGGCGTGAGGTTTTCAACTTTCAGCATGTCAATCTCTCCTTTAATGGTTTTAATAATGGTTTTAATAAAATGTGTTAAGAATAGACTATGAGGACACTTTCAATATAGTGTTGTTGCTGAAACAGGTCAACAGACACCCCAATTCCAAAGTCTATCTTGTTGACTTTTTACTGAAAGATTCTATTTTCTTTTTTAATGGTAATTGCTAAAATAAACTTGGGCAGTATTGACACTTTTCTATCTGGGATCATCGATAGTACCAGTGGAGGTAACTGTATGTCTGTGGGTAAAGCGACCAAAGACTTGTATAAAAACACATTGCTCTCTTTGGCAAAAGCACGTCCTCTCAGTAAAATTACGCTAAAAGACATACTTGACTGCTCGCAAACAGCAAAGCAGACGTTTTACAACCATTTTGCCGACAAGTACGCTCTGATCAACTATGTTATGTATGATTTTGTCGAGGCAATCGAAGCAACTCATGCGATGCGTTGCTATCAGGGTATTCTCTCCGTTCTCAGTTTCACCAAGGAAAATAGTTATTTTTTTACGGCAATAGTTAAAAATGACCACCCATCAAATTTTCCGGAATTTTTCTATCGTTGGTGCATCAATTATTATGTAGCCGCTTTGCATAAGGAGTATGGACTCAAGGTTATCTCTCCGGACATAAAAATCGCCATCGACTTTTACTGTCACGGCGCTGTCGGCATTTATATTGATTGGATACAAAGCGGTATGGGGGAAGCAAAGGAGTTAATCGCCAAGGCTATCGTAACCTGCCGTCCCAAAGCCCTGGATTTTTACTTTCCTATTGAAAACTCACGCGGCGGTTCTTGCTGACAATGGGTATCGCGTTCATTGTATTTTTATAAAATTAAAAAGCCCGGAAAACCGGACTTTTAGTGTTATTATTTTATAATTTAGCAGCCATCATCTCGATAAATTCATTTACAAGTTTAGGATCAAATTGAATGCCTTTATTCTTTCGTATTTCAGTCATTGCGGCTTCTTTAGAGAACGCCTTTCGATAAGGACGATCGCTTGTCATCGCATCAAATGCGTCCACAATAGAGAGTATTCTGCATTGAATGGGTATTTCTTCCCCCTTCAAATTAAGCGGATATCCGTTGCCGTTCCACCACTCATGATGCTTCAATATCCAATCCGAAATATGAATAAGGTCGGCAGAAGCGACAGTAATCCGATAGCCTATTTCAGTATGTCCTTTCATAACATTCATTTCTTCCGTGGTAAGTTGATCAGGCTTAAATAAGATTCTGTCAGGGATACCGATTTTGCCGATATCATGAAAATGAGCAAAAAGCCTCATATCTTTACTTTCGGCTTCTGAAATGCCTATTTTTCCTGCCAATTCACAACATAATTCCTTCATCCTCTCGCCATGCCCCTCAGTAATAAAATCTCTTTCTTCTAGCATCTTCGTGAGGATGTTTAGATTTTTACTCTTTTCACTTTGCTTGTGATGAAGTTTTTCATGATACATCATATTATCAGCAGTCCTGAATAGCTCTTTTATTTCTGTTTGTCCGCTCTGCCCCAGTGCGTACCCGCATGACATACTCATAGGGACAACCCGCTCATCCTGATTTGTTTTCTCCAATTTCTCTGCAATCTTCTGAATTTTGGATGCTATATCTTCTTTTGTCGCATTTTGTATTATAACCGCAAACTCATCGCCACCAATGCGTGCAATGATATCCTCTTCAGAAAAGCATTGTCTTAGGATCATCGCACATTCTTTTAGGTAGTCATCACCAGCTGAATGCCCGAGCATATCGTTTATTAACTTTAACCCATCAATATCGCATACGACAATCCCCACATCCCTATTTTCTTCGTTCTGGATTCTCGTTAATTCACTTTCAAAAAAGTTCCTGTTATACATCCCGGTAGGCATGTCAACGATGCTCATGCGATAGATGTTCTTTTCGCTTTCCTTATATTTTTCAAGCGTCTCCGACAATTCTCCAGTTTTTATTTTTACTGCTCTTTTCAGCAACACATTCCACACGATCAACAATAAAAGAACAACTGCCACTGCG is a genomic window containing:
- a CDS encoding TetR/AcrR family transcriptional regulator C-terminal domain-containing protein, translating into MSVGKATKDLYKNTLLSLAKARPLSKITLKDILDCSQTAKQTFYNHFADKYALINYVMYDFVEAIEATHAMRCYQGILSVLSFTKENSYFFTAIVKNDHPSNFPEFFYRWCINYYVAALHKEYGLKVISPDIKIAIDFYCHGAVGIYIDWIQSGMGEAKELIAKAIVTCRPKALDFYFPIENSRGGSC
- the hypB gene encoding hydrogenase nickel incorporation protein HypB, producing the protein MDEVKIIEIKQSIFENNDQEANRLRERLRGERTFLLNLMSSPGAGKTTTLMRTIERLKDEMRIGIMEADIDSAVDAETIATTGVRCIQLHTGGMCHLDAGMTAQGIDELGTEDLDLVVLENVGNLVCPAEFDTGASKNAMILSVPEGDDKPLKYPLMFEVADVLIINKMDVLPYFNFNLEAVYQRAKKLNPAIDIFEVSAITGEGFDVWADWLRRNVAEWNQ
- a CDS encoding 4Fe-4S binding protein yields the protein MLKVENLTPTEIEENYVTLRDRMNALSFGYCPTESGIEFVLLKRFFTPEDVAYWLEMETDTYFTAQRYAEITGLPLEKASSVLEDMSHRGLLYRVRRGGRAEYYVVPVAHGVYEFNLNHLDEKEWTMGLAGHFGQGMLQQVYDVNIPFYRSVPINMDVVKGSEVYPYDDIVKQVKQYSVFGVSNCTCRHLNKTVGAPDMGFDMETCITCGEMAEFYLENGIAREITVDDVLAILKRSTEKGMVIQCVYSKNSEIICSCHVDGCGILQAAKVFGGSATKKISNYTLEQNRDACISCGKCVVRCPMHAITMDAENKPVTDSSCVSCGQCVSVCPVQAKVLVKKESVEIIPDSIFDTYISMQEYRKSEGNLSKK
- a CDS encoding cobalamin B12-binding domain-containing protein — encoded protein: MLDINTLTQAVGNLEEEKVMEMLERFVQSNPTGQEAHDVVTACQEGMSLVGDLFEKGDYFVGDLIFAGELLSESINILKPVIGSTNSEKIGKIVLGTVHGDLHDIGKNIFRSMAEAAGFEVCDIGIDQSVDAFVQKVKEVNPDIVGMSGVLTLALEAMKETVDGLKEAGLRDRVKIVIGGNPVTKESCEQIGADAFTTNAAEGVKICKMFVK
- a CDS encoding TetR/AcrR family transcriptional regulator; amino-acid sequence: MPKYTKGYEMKHKIINAAKQLFYEKGLSSTKIIDICRLAGLKDSNFKYYYESKFDLANEISASLLIKTYRFIDSNMDRSVILDSYQKNLTSGMMYYSIILSDEKNISYYHEILKQKSVYSIMHKNVRRIYKRFAVDLNLDISIDDLKYISAADLGIRRELLLEYIDKEYDITPYELTSKIYTLTGRLFKIDENLTAEYINNALKFVHAHNFSHIKLLI
- a CDS encoding diguanylate cyclase domain-containing protein, translated to MAMYLNTPAYATDGDSQDIIKVIMDDDYPPYSYKDSNGKLQGILVDQWMLWQKKTGIHVELYGMDWESALRKMKKGEFDVIDTIFYNKERTKYFAFTKQYTKIEVSIFFQNNISGIVDAESLKGFNVGVKAGDNAVDFLVDKGVDTLIEYTNYRDIIEAAKAQKITTFVMDRPSAMFFLYKNDMQDRFKEAPSLYYGELHRAVLKGNHELLNTIDSGFLSISKNEYNAIDKKWLGKTPVSSDVFFKFFMLFSAVAVVLLLLIVWNVLLKRAVKIKTGELSETLEKYKESEKNIYRMSIVDMPTGMYNRNFFESELTRIQNEENRDVGIVVCDIDGLKLINDMLGHSAGDDYLKECAMILRQCFSEEDIIARIGGDEFAVIIQNATKEDIASKIQKIAEKLEKTNQDERVVPMSMSCGYALGQSGQTEIKELFRTADNMMYHEKLHHKQSEKSKNLNILTKMLEERDFITEGHGERMKELCCELAGKIGISEAESKDMRLFAHFHDIGKIGIPDRILFKPDQLTTEEMNVMKGHTEIGYRITVASADLIHISDWILKHHEWWNGNGYPLNLKGEEIPIQCRILSIVDAFDAMTSDRPYRKAFSKEAAMTEIRKNKGIQFDPKLVNEFIEMMAAKL
- a CDS encoding hydrogenase maturation nickel metallochaperone HypA produces the protein MHEMAITESVVEIVLKHADVAGAKKVVQVRLKIGEIRDIIHDMMEKCFRYIARGTIADEAQLEIIKVPLVVRCTACGQANREYISNYANMTCHHCGSHELELVSGNEFFIEDIKIL